One Salvia splendens isolate huo1 chromosome 1, SspV2, whole genome shotgun sequence genomic window, CGGATTAACCGCGAATTGCAGCATCGGCGGTGGCCCGCACGCCAGCGCCAGCGCCATCTCCTTCGCCGCCGGAATATGCTCTCTCAAAATCCCCTCCGTCACAAACCCTAAGCTGTACTTCCAATCCTCCTTCACACTCTCCTGCACCACATACCACACTTTCACCCGATCCGGATACATCTCCGCCCACGAATCCAGCTCCTCTCTCAGCAATATGTCATCCTCCGTTCGATTCGCGTACACCACGTACATCTCCGTCTGATCTTCCGGATCCTTGAGAATCGCCTGCATCACTTGGTAGATCGGTGTGATTCCCGTGCCGCCGGCGATCATGGCTAATTTTTTCGCGAAGCGTTGCTTGCCGTGGACGACGAAGTTCCCCTTTCCGGTGTACTCAATGTGGCCTAACGGACCTTTTATATCGATAAACGAACCGATCTCCAGCGTGTCCAGATGTTGCGACATCTGTCCTCCATTTGGGAATTTTGGGTGGACCCCTTTAAAGTAGACTTTGACCACTAGCTCGAAGTATCCCACAACGTCCACGTCACTAGATGGCGTGTACGCTCGCATGCACAATTTGTTGTCCACCGTGGCACAGACGAACACGTGTTTTCCGAGGGGGAGGCCGAGGACTTGATCGGTGCCGGGGAGGGCGAATTTGAATTTCCGGACGTCGTGGGAGAGGGCGGTTTTTTCGACGAGTTTGCAAGGGATTTTTTCGCGGGGGATCAGGGCGGCGGGGCGGTGGGGGGTGACGACCTCCTTGATTGGGGCGAGGTGGAGGCTGCCGGAGGGGCCGTGGACGGAGTTGTTGGGGGAGGAGTCGGCCGAGGCGTAGCCGGTGGTGATGAGCTCGCCGATGCGGTAGTCCTCGAGGAGCTTCTTCGCCTTGTCGGAGTGGATGGCGTCGAACTCCTCGGTGCAGTCGGTGCCGGCGTTGATGAGGATGCTGTCGGTGCCGCCAGGGTGGTCCTTGAGGAAGCGGGTGCAGTCGTAGACGTGGCCGTGGACGATGATCCATGCCGAGTCGGCCGAGTTGTGCTTCCGGACCTCGGAGGCGGAAAACATCTTGGCGGCGGTGTTCATGAATGGTGACGAGACCGACTTTTTTAGGGTCGGGACCTCGTTTGAGGTTTTTTCTAGGTGGCGCTCCTTTGCCATCCATCCACCCGATTGGTTGCCGGGTTGAGTTGGGTGCTCGAAGACGATACCGATTTCTCCTCTATGTGGTTTGCATACATTGGTTTTTACACGGAACCAACAGTTGTTCATCATGCCCTagataggaaaaaaaataaggtAAGATAATATGTTTAGATAACATTATAGGATTAATTACCTAGActagaataataattaaaatttatattaccACTATACAATAAGGTAGAAAAGGATTAAAATAACTAGAGTTAAATGGATCACGTGGCACTCACGTGATATGACCGGTttaaaataaatagtactactactagtagAAAACACACATActatacttttttaatttaattacatatGGTATATATTCTAGATGTacacataaaaaaatcaaataaaaaaagtaccAATTTGACATACCATGAGGTTCCAGATGAGCTTCTCTGGCTGTGTGTTGTGTGTCTCGTCCCAAGCCCTTACGGCGATTTCCTTGGCACCGAGAAGGTCAAGCACCTCGACCTCCAACGACCAGAAGCACCAGCACCAATACTTGCCATATTTGTTAGGCTTTTCGGGATGGTCCAAAGAGCAAACTTGCCATGTTTCGCCACCATCCATTGTCACTTCCACTCGTGTCACTTTCTTTCCACCTCCTATTTCATTCAAACCAAAATTTAATTTCCCGTCAGTATAAATATATTGACAATGAACCACTATTGAAAAAGacaaatagaaatgatcaagtGGACATAAAGATGAATCAAAGCAAGAGCCACCACTAATAATTAAATGGAATCTTCAAAGgtctttttaatttaaatcatTGAATATTCAATATTTAAATTCGAAACGCACCCTAAGATACCGGAActacatactttattaaaatttatttactttgtAGTCACACAGCTAATTTAATCGactttttaattaatcaaagaGTAGAAACCATGTCCCCTACTTGGTGACCGACTAGAAAATTGCCTGAAAACCACAAAAAATCTAGTAactaaatttattattatatgcaTACCTAGGTTGTCTGGAATATAGTCATATGCAGAtgtaatttttctatttttcttttctaataACTAGTGGGGCTTCAATTTTAGAGAGATTGACCCTTCGTACTTGTAAAAAGTTGTCTCTTTTCAAACCCTATGACAATTTACACTCTgacaattttaataaaataaaaatcattaaaCATCATAGTTAAATGTGCCTAGCTTGGCTAGATCTATATAGTTGCATGTTTATCGATGTACATCTCATGCCTATAACAATAACTATAAATTACTCACCGGAATAAGAATATCCTCTCAACGTGTAAGGTCTCTGAGTCGTCCACGCATTGATCGGCAGGATTTCTTCGTGGCACGGCGTTGTGATGACCGAGTTGATATTCAACTCATTTATTATGTGCTCTGGTTTGTACCACCAAGCtgcaatacacaaaatacataacaTTACTATATAAACGTTACTACtccgtattaaaaaaattacaaaatttgctCATTTTCAACTATTAGCCACACAAGTGGCTCTTGAATACAATTAAAGTGAAATATCTAATCTAATTCACGAAACTCTCACGATCAAAGaatattcatttaatttatttcaattcCCCACCTAACCGGGAGTATCTTTCCATTTTTTccactataaaataaaatacgagaTCGAAACATAACCGCACCTTCAGCATTCGCGAGTTCGGCATCCACGTGTGACGGAAGAACCCTATTATCTTtgaaatgataataattatctGATTCTTGGGGAGTGACTATAATCCTCTTCAACCACTTGACCATTCTACCCCCGATGAATCCCGGGATAATCATCCTCACAGGGAAGCCGTGATCCGGCGAGAGACGCTCGCCATTCTGCATGTATGCGAGTATGATGTCTCTCGCCGGATCCATGGCCATCTCCTTGGTCAAGGAGGTTCCATATTTGGAACCCCCGCCGCCTGGGAGATCCTCGGCCCCTTCAAAGCACACGTTGAGCGCGCCCTTTTTGCGGCTCATGATCCCGCACCGCTTCAACACGGCGTGGAGGGGCACGCCCCGCCACACGGAGGTGGAGACGCCGGCCGCGCCCCAGTTGAACCCGATGGTCTGGTTGACCATGTTCTGCTCCTTGCGGCGGTTCCCGGCGCAGACGAGGCTGACAGGGAATTCCCGGGTGGGGAACTCGGTCTCGAGCTGGCGCATAGTGAGCCGGACCGGTTTTTTAACCAGACCGGTTATCTCAACAGTCCAGTCATCCCACGACGCCTTAGGCACGGCGCCGTGGTTGCGGACGTAGTGGAGCGGGACAGGGGTGATGAAGCCGTGGTGCATGAGGCGGGGGAGCGGCGCCTCGGCGTTGAAGGGGTGTTTTCCGGTGAGGCGGACCATGGAGGGGTTGCGCTCGATCCAGTTGTCGGCCGTGAACTCGTCTCTGGAGTCGAGGACGGAGGGCTCGAGCTCGGCGTTGCCCTTCTTAATGAGGAGGGAGTAGTTGGActtgtcgtcgtcgtcgtcgtcgctgCTGGATGAGTAATCGAGGCTAGCATTGCCGTTGGTGATGGGCTTATTTGAGGGAGGGAAGTTGTAGGCGCGAACCGGTGAACCGGGGCGGTTGTGGGTGGGTTTGAAGGGGCGGCCGACGCCGGGTAGGCCCGGTTCGAGGAGCGGGAATTGCCGGTTCTCGACGGAGGCCGCCATGTGGATTGGGGAGAGAGGGAGGAAGGTAGGatgattcttcttcttcttctctccaCAACTTTGGAAAATGAGGAATATGTTTTTGTTAATTGTTCGAAAAGTTTGGGAATAGGTTGAGTGGTTTATATACAAGAGTTGGTCCTGTTCATTTTGATATAAAATACTCATGTCCAAGCATTGGGGCAATGGGGCCCGTTTATACAGCTATAACTTTACATCAATTCAAATTTGATATGCTATTTTTGTAAATTGATCATAAATATGTTTGTATAAAAACTAGCCGATGGCTACTGGGTATACATGGAGTATAAGTTATTTAtgtttacaattttatttttactcaATTTATCCATTTAAGACATATTTATAAACAGAATGATTTTGTGTTCAAACTCCAAACTAATTAACAGAGATTTTTCTCTCGATATGAAAATTAAGTAAATTTGAATATCAATATCTATTACTTGAATCTATCTATAACTATATAAAAGGCAAGTTTTAGGATGTTTTGAATAATCATTTTATGTTAGGTATGTAAATgcaattaaattttgttttattaaattaCCTTCCACTTTATTTGTAACTgtcataattatattaatactattattcatATCTTAggaattatttattaaactaATGTATGAAACTGCCCGCATTTATTCCATGTATTGAAATATAGTATTGATGCAAATAGTAAGTGACATTAATTTCTTCAAATGTAACATTGCTCAATTTgttttttacaattttaaaCTACACTGCCATTTTAGGTTAAAAGATATATTTTCGTAAGTATCaaacaatataaaattattttaattaactgTCATTTAATCTTCTTTTTAACATTCAATTTGATATCAGGAAATTAATGCCCATCATTCTTTTACCGTTACTTATTTACTATCATGAATTCTCTATGAGaatagaaaaaatatcaaaatataaattcatCGTATGAGAAAAACGTGTGTCCCTATATAGTTTCCATCCAtcaatcaatttttaaattaattattaaatttttaaaacttattattcatatttaaaGGTGCAAATTTATAAGCTTTAATTTGGAGAAGTTAAATCATGTCATTGTTTTTTTACCTATAAATATGATATTTGAAGGCTTACTATCCATACATTTCTATTTATCTTACAAAACTCAAGTTTGATATTTTAGTTCATACCATAGGAAGAAAGGTCGACATCATGTAACTATTCCACACCTTCTTCAATGATCTAGAGCCTTCCACAATTTATTCACTAATCAACGTTCGTTGCATTCACGTTTATGAAGCTACCGCTCATAGAGCTAAACCCATATCCTCAGTTTATAGTGTGTTTTTCATTGCCGTGTGGTATGTTGTTTAATGCGTTGTTTTATGTTTGCATGcaaattatataaaatcattaattatataattttttttcctcaGGGCGTTAGTATTCAAGCAACTTTTACGTGAAGTTTACATAGAAGGTTTGGTGCAATGCTTAAGGAAGTGAGGATTTTTAGTACAATTTCAGGTTTATTAAAGTTGTATTTTCATTGCggttgtatgttttgttttgtttatatttcACTTTTCTCGACGACAAATTGTGTCAGAGAATGAGGTAGAGGGGCCGGCTGTGTACGAAGGTCGATGATGTGATTATATTTCTGTGTAGCATCACCGCTGGCATACTCATGTCCAAACATATCTGGGTTTAATCTTTttcaatattaataatattgttAGTCTGATTTATTGCAGATtaaatttgttcataaggatGAACTATTAGACTACTTATCAAGTTTAGACTTCCCTGTATTATTGTCCTTTATATTTTTGGTTTAATCttctttaatatttatattattattagtttgaCTGATTGTAGTTTATTCTTTTAGTTATAAGGATCAGCTATTAGGCTATTCAATAATTTTAAGCTTTCCCGTATTATTAGTCCGTAATCTATTTGGTTATGCGGTAGCCCTCGCTAATTTGTATGACCATCATTTTTAATCACTTAAATAAGATATTACAACTATATTCTAGCACTATATTACTCTAATATATTACAacaatttctttattttgtattATCATAGTTATAACATTCCTTTCCAATAGTAATCTCTAGAATCTTAACAGTCTTTTTATTAGAATAATGGCCATtggttattttttttacatatctATATAGGATATAGGTTGATTTATGGAAGTATCAATGCTCTTGGTAAATTAAATGTATATTATAACttcattt contains:
- the LOC121811379 gene encoding nitrate reductase [NADH]-like, producing the protein MAASVENRQFPLLEPGLPGVGRPFKPTHNRPGSPVRAYNFPPSNKPITNGNASLDYSSSSDDDDDDKSNYSLLIKKGNAELEPSVLDSRDEFTADNWIERNPSMVRLTGKHPFNAEAPLPRLMHHGFITPVPLHYVRNHGAVPKASWDDWTVEITGLVKKPVRLTMRQLETEFPTREFPVSLVCAGNRRKEQNMVNQTIGFNWGAAGVSTSVWRGVPLHAVLKRCGIMSRKKGALNVCFEGAEDLPGGGGSKYGTSLTKEMAMDPARDIILAYMQNGERLSPDHGFPVRMIIPGFIGGRMVKWLKRIIVTPQESDNYYHFKDNRVLPSHVDAELANAEAWWYKPEHIINELNINSVITTPCHEEILPINAWTTQRPYTLRGYSYSGGGKKVTRVEVTMDGGETWQVCSLDHPEKPNKYGKYWCWCFWSLEVEVLDLLGAKEIAVRAWDETHNTQPEKLIWNLMGMMNNCWFRVKTNVCKPHRGEIGIVFEHPTQPGNQSGGWMAKERHLEKTSNEVPTLKKSVSSPFMNTAAKMFSASEVRKHNSADSAWIIVHGHVYDCTRFLKDHPGGTDSILINAGTDCTEEFDAIHSDKAKKLLEDYRIGELITTGYASADSSPNNSVHGPSGSLHLAPIKEVVTPHRPAALIPREKIPCKLVEKTALSHDVRKFKFALPGTDQVLGLPLGKHVFVCATVDNKLCMRAYTPSSDVDVVGYFELVVKVYFKGVHPKFPNGGQMSQHLDTLEIGSFIDIKGPLGHIEYTGKGNFVVHGKQRFAKKLAMIAGGTGITPIYQVMQAILKDPEDQTEMYVVYANRTEDDILLREELDSWAEMYPDRVKVWYVVQESVKEDWKYSLGFVTEGILREHIPAAKEMALALACGPPPMLQFAVNPNLEKMGYDLKEDLLIF